The Triticum aestivum cultivar Chinese Spring chromosome 7B, IWGSC CS RefSeq v2.1, whole genome shotgun sequence genome window below encodes:
- the LOC123162947 gene encoding uncharacterized protein produces the protein MAHPAADRRLRSPQPSARCDHEHHNRFLRPGALARLRDSKIVARSLRSAASARLLSPSSPAPLSPTHAAETGVPHFVGGARGGMRYPLRKKLAAARGVVFLPPPPMSPGAMEAFLGAFAAAPSELLAAH, from the coding sequence ATGGCGCACCCGGCCGCGGACCGCCGCCTCCGCTCCCCGCAGCCGTCGGCGCGCTGCGACCACGAGCACCACAACCGCTTCCTCCGCCCCGGCGCGCTCGCCAGGCTCCGCGACTCCAAGATCGTCGCGCGCTCCCTCCGCTCCGCCGCCTCCGCGCGCCTCCTCTCGCCCTCCTCGCCCGCCCCCTTGTCACCCACGCACGCCGCGGAGACCGGCGTGCCGCACTTCGTCGGGGGCGCGCGCGGCGGCATGCGGTACCCGCTCCGGaagaagctcgccgccgccaggggCGTCGTGTTCCTGCCCCCGCCGCCCATGTCGCCGGGCGCCATGGAGGCCTTCCTCGGCgccttcgccgccgcgccgtccgaGCTCCTCGCCGCGCACTGA
- the LOC123162943 gene encoding uncharacterized protein isoform X1, producing the protein MGGGRISEAGGGRPRRRREGEGSGLEEGMKEGAGRTVFFLVSVSLGAASLLAPDSPAPPPPASSPPPPPPLPPSAASPRRFLLAPPLTAAAPRERPPRTASAPVTLDLALPGFQGFDRRWRTGSRWSPSSPRRSAASRSRRAGSPRARRQRPASARPRKLVSLCIGVLGQHLEDIINDISEFTAFFPPHIKLAIMSIARRRRLLNDDVLVSLVDSSWKILDISGSEVTDVGLATVARTCSNLWAVDISRCEKITAAAVSEIICHCPSLEILRCGGCPRSEFTARGCVNLLKPKLNTLEEDSWEELEAVDFGSGAQSLRWLVWPKIDDNSKEILAVECPRVIVNPKPSLLDLGGSKTPSEALASLPLDHSVVQDIDPKTWAVSAAPRRIAAAPPLPNAPPEIPIAERFRLAYVERDARLAPKRARRERQHQRRAERDYLMNDIDAKSVALASKYLSKG; encoded by the exons ATGGGGGGAGGCCGGATCTCGGAGGCGGGCGGGGggcggccgcggcggaggagggagggagaAGGGTCGGGGCTCGAGGAAGGGATGAAGGAGGGAGCAGGCCGAACCGTTTTCTTTCTGGTGTCGGTATCCCTAGGAGCCGCCTCCCTCCTAGCTCCCGATTCCCCCGCCCCGCCCCCGCCGGCTTCctctccaccgccaccgccaccgctccCCCCTTCCGCCGCCTCTCCCCGGCGGTTCCTGCTTGCTCCTCCCCTGACGGCCGCAGCGCCGCGCGAGCGCCCACCCCGCACCGCCTCCGCCCCGGTTACCCTCGACCTAGCCCTCCCCGGTTTCCAAGGGTTTGACAGGCGATGGAGAACGGGAAGTCGGTGGTCGCCGAGCTCGCCGCGTCGTTCAGCGGCGTCCAGGTCACGCCGCGCCGGAAGCCCACGAGCACGCCGCCAGCGGCCAGCTTCT GCCAGGCCTCGGAAATTGGTTAGTTTGTGCATTGGCGTCCTTGGTCAGCATCTTGAAGATATTATCAATGATATTTCTGAATTTACTGCCTTCTTCCCACCACACATAAAG TTGGCAATTATGTCTATCGCGAGGAGGAGAAGATTACTGAATGACGATGTTCTGGTTTCTCTTGTTGATAGCTCCTGGAAGATCCTAGATATATCTGGGTCTGAGGTTACTGATGTTGGCCTGGCTACTGTGGCACGTACTTGTAGTAACTTATGGGCAGTTGATATTAG TCGATGTGAAAAAATAACTGCTGCTGCCGTTTCAGAAATTATATGCCACTGCCCATCCCTGGAGATATTAAGATGCGG AGGCTGTCCAAGAAGCGAATTCACTGCCCGTGGGTGTGTCAATCTCCTGAAACCCAAACTGAATACCCTTGAAGAGGACTCATGGGAGGAGCTTGAAGCAGTAGATTTTGGCAGTGGCGCACAGTCTTTAAGATGGCTAGTCTGG CCCAAGATAGATGATAACTCGAAGGAAATACTTGCCGTGGAGTGTCCTCGTGTTATCGTCAACCCGAAGCCATCACTCCTTGACCTCGGTGGATCCAAGACCCCAAGTGAAGCATTGGCAAGCTTACCACTAGACCATTCTGTGGTACAAGACATTGATCCGAAAACATGGGCAGTTTCTGCTGCCCCTCGAAGAATAGCTGCTGCTCCACCTCTTCCAAATGCTCCGCCTGAAATACCAATCGCGGAGAGGTTCAGGCTAGCGTATGTGGAGAGGGACGCAAGGCTGGCGCCGAAGAGGGCCAGGAGGGAGAGGCAGCACCAACGCCGCGCTGAAAGGGATTACTTGATGAATGATATCGACGCCAAGTCTGTCGCCCTTGCGAGTAAATACCTGAGCAAGGGCTAG
- the LOC123162943 gene encoding uncharacterized protein isoform X2 yields MENGKSVVAELAASFSGVQVTPRRKPTSTPPAASFYSPMKARPRKLVSLCIGVLGQHLEDIINDISEFTAFFPPHIKLAIMSIARRRRLLNDDVLVSLVDSSWKILDISGSEVTDVGLATVARTCSNLWAVDISRCEKITAAAVSEIICHCPSLEILRCGGCPRSEFTARGCVNLLKPKLNTLEEDSWEELEAVDFGSGAQSLRWLVWPKIDDNSKEILAVECPRVIVNPKPSLLDLGGSKTPSEALASLPLDHSVVQDIDPKTWAVSAAPRRIAAAPPLPNAPPEIPIAERFRLAYVERDARLAPKRARRERQHQRRAERDYLMNDIDAKSVALASKYLSKG; encoded by the exons ATGGAGAACGGGAAGTCGGTGGTCGCCGAGCTCGCCGCGTCGTTCAGCGGCGTCCAGGTCACGCCGCGCCGGAAGCCCACGAGCACGCCGCCAGCGGCCAGCTTCT ATTCTCCCATGAAGGCCAGGCCTCGGAAATTGGTTAGTTTGTGCATTGGCGTCCTTGGTCAGCATCTTGAAGATATTATCAATGATATTTCTGAATTTACTGCCTTCTTCCCACCACACATAAAG TTGGCAATTATGTCTATCGCGAGGAGGAGAAGATTACTGAATGACGATGTTCTGGTTTCTCTTGTTGATAGCTCCTGGAAGATCCTAGATATATCTGGGTCTGAGGTTACTGATGTTGGCCTGGCTACTGTGGCACGTACTTGTAGTAACTTATGGGCAGTTGATATTAG TCGATGTGAAAAAATAACTGCTGCTGCCGTTTCAGAAATTATATGCCACTGCCCATCCCTGGAGATATTAAGATGCGG AGGCTGTCCAAGAAGCGAATTCACTGCCCGTGGGTGTGTCAATCTCCTGAAACCCAAACTGAATACCCTTGAAGAGGACTCATGGGAGGAGCTTGAAGCAGTAGATTTTGGCAGTGGCGCACAGTCTTTAAGATGGCTAGTCTGG CCCAAGATAGATGATAACTCGAAGGAAATACTTGCCGTGGAGTGTCCTCGTGTTATCGTCAACCCGAAGCCATCACTCCTTGACCTCGGTGGATCCAAGACCCCAAGTGAAGCATTGGCAAGCTTACCACTAGACCATTCTGTGGTACAAGACATTGATCCGAAAACATGGGCAGTTTCTGCTGCCCCTCGAAGAATAGCTGCTGCTCCACCTCTTCCAAATGCTCCGCCTGAAATACCAATCGCGGAGAGGTTCAGGCTAGCGTATGTGGAGAGGGACGCAAGGCTGGCGCCGAAGAGGGCCAGGAGGGAGAGGCAGCACCAACGCCGCGCTGAAAGGGATTACTTGATGAATGATATCGACGCCAAGTCTGTCGCCCTTGCGAGTAAATACCTGAGCAAGGGCTAG
- the LOC123162948 gene encoding uncharacterized protein, giving the protein MDRVGSGEKHLEDCTVANALGTWVFSVAGALLAIPVGIKRKSFAPLVFFGTTGTMLDIIMGISQCEREHAERQMKLLEAQNLATNASVEGESLTDSFANVDK; this is encoded by the exons ATGGACCGAGTCGGCAGCGGCGAGAAGCACCTCGAGGACTGCACCGTCGCCAA TGCCCTCGGAACTTGGGTCTTCTCTGTTGCTGGTGCTCTCCTTGCTATTCCTGTGGGCATAAAGCGGAAGTCCTTCGCTCCTCTGGTGTTCTTTGGGACTACTGGAACTATGCTTGACATCATCATGGGCATTAGCCAGTGTGAGAGGGAGCATGCTGAGCGGCAGATGAAGCTTCTAGAAGCGCAAAACCTTGCAACGAATGCTTCAGTAGAGGGTGAAAGCTTGACTGATTCCTTTGCCAATGTGGACAAGTGA
- the LOC123162944 gene encoding exosome complex component RRP45A isoform X1, with product MMDQRWRPTVNEREFIEQALQSDLRVDGRRPFDFRKLTISFGREDGSAEVLLGETCVMGYVTAQLVPPYKDRPNEGTLAIFTEFSPMADPAFEPGRPGEAAIELGRVIDRGLRESRAVDMESLCVVAGKHVWSVRVDLHILDNGGNLIDAANIAALAALSTFRRPECTVGGDDGQQVTVHDPEVMDPLPLTIHHLPIAVTFAYFGDGNIMVIDPTYKEEAVMGGRMTATINSNGDVCAIQKAGGEGVMSSVIMQCLRIASVKAADITSKIKTKVDKYTTDKALQKVKRTPALVAKEVDVPDVTMKESTHTALENQTSKAPNDGQQISEGDDDHQDTKMISPLTVDRTVKHKQTSTFVGGPSNWDPYSKGVPLSSLRISQLPDSPAVANDEKHEAAEPMLTESNPEVKSVSNSGSAGVSDEVKESRSPESLIDAVKPKHKRKKKQHGKS from the exons ATGATGGACCAGCGGTGGCGCCCGACGGTGAACGAGCGGGAGTTCATCGAGCAGGCGCTCCAGTCGGACCTCCGCGTCGACGGCCGCCGCCCCTTCGACTTCCGCAAGCTCACAATCTCCTTCGGCAG GGAGGAtggctcggcggaggtgctgctcgGCGAGACGTGCGTGATGGGCTATGTGACCGCCCAATTGGTCCCGCCGTACAAGGACAGGCCGAACGAGGGCACGCTAGCCATATTCACCGAGTTCTCTCCCATGGCTGACCCTGCCTTTGAGCCAGGACGACCCGGGGAAGCGGCGATTGAGCTCGGCCGTGTCATTGACCGTGGCCTAAG GGAGAGCAGAGCCGTTGATATGGAATCCTTGTGTGTTGTTGCCGGGAAGCATGTCTGGTCGGTGCGCGTTGACCTTCACATTCTGGACAATGGGGG GAATCTCATCGATGCAGCTAACATCGCTGCATTGGCAGCTTTGTCTACATTCCGGAGACCTGAATGCACGGTTGGTGGGGATGATGGTCAGCAAGTCACAGTACATGACCCTGAG GTCATGGATCCACTTCCCCTAACAATTCATCATCTCCCCATAGCTGTAACCTTTGCATATTTTGGTGACGGTAATATCATG GTTATCGATCCAACATACAAGGAAGAAGCTGTTATGGGAGGAAGGATGACAGCTACGATTAATTCAAATGGTGATGTCTGTGCCATTCAGAAAGCTGGTGGAGAGGGTGTCATGTCAAGTGTTATCATGCAGTGTTTAAGGATTGCTTCGGTTAAAGCTGCTGATATAACAAGCAAAATAAAGACCAAG GTTGATAAGTACACTACTGATAAGGCATTGCAGAAAGTAAAGCGTACTCCAGCATTAGTTGCTAAAGAAGTTGACGTTCCTGATGTCACTATGAAGGAGAGCACACATACTGCATTGGAAAACCAAACCTCGAAGGCGCCCAATGATGGTCAGCAGATAAGTGAAGGTGATGACGATCATCAAGATACAAAAATGATTTCACCCTTGACTGTGGACCGAACTGTTAAACACAAACAAACGTCCACGTTTGTTGGTGGCCCATCAAATTG GGATCCATACTCCAAAGGAGTTCCATTAAGCTCCCTCAGAATCTCTCAGTTGCCTG ATTCACCAGCTGTAGCAAATGACGAAAAGCATGAAGCTGCCGAACCAATGTTGACTGAATCTAATCCGGAGGTGAAAAGCGTGTCAAATTCTGGAAGTGCTGGAGTGTCGGATGAGGTCAAGGAAAGCCGATCACCGGAGAGTCTAATAGATGCTGTCAAACCAAAACATAAAAGGAAGAAGAAACAACATGGAAAGAGTTAG
- the LOC123162944 gene encoding exosome complex component RRP45A isoform X3: protein MMDQRWRPTVNEREFIEQALQSDLRVDGRRPFDFRKLTISFGREDGSAEVLLGETCVMGYVTAQLVPPYKDRPNEGTLAIFTEFSPMADPAFEPGRPGEAAIELGRVIDRGLRESRAVDMESLCVVAGKHVWSVRVDLHILDNGGNLIDAANIAALAALSTFRRPECTVGGDDGQQVTVHDPEVMDPLPLTIHHLPIAVTFAYFGDGNIMVIDPTYKEEAVMGGRMTATINSNGDVCAIQKAGGEGVMSSVIMQCLRIASVKAADITSKIKTKVDKYTTDKALQKVKRTPALVAKEVDVPDVTMKESTHTALENQTSKAPNDGQQISEGDDDHQDTKMISPLTVDRTVKHKQTSTFVGGPSN, encoded by the exons ATGATGGACCAGCGGTGGCGCCCGACGGTGAACGAGCGGGAGTTCATCGAGCAGGCGCTCCAGTCGGACCTCCGCGTCGACGGCCGCCGCCCCTTCGACTTCCGCAAGCTCACAATCTCCTTCGGCAG GGAGGAtggctcggcggaggtgctgctcgGCGAGACGTGCGTGATGGGCTATGTGACCGCCCAATTGGTCCCGCCGTACAAGGACAGGCCGAACGAGGGCACGCTAGCCATATTCACCGAGTTCTCTCCCATGGCTGACCCTGCCTTTGAGCCAGGACGACCCGGGGAAGCGGCGATTGAGCTCGGCCGTGTCATTGACCGTGGCCTAAG GGAGAGCAGAGCCGTTGATATGGAATCCTTGTGTGTTGTTGCCGGGAAGCATGTCTGGTCGGTGCGCGTTGACCTTCACATTCTGGACAATGGGGG GAATCTCATCGATGCAGCTAACATCGCTGCATTGGCAGCTTTGTCTACATTCCGGAGACCTGAATGCACGGTTGGTGGGGATGATGGTCAGCAAGTCACAGTACATGACCCTGAG GTCATGGATCCACTTCCCCTAACAATTCATCATCTCCCCATAGCTGTAACCTTTGCATATTTTGGTGACGGTAATATCATG GTTATCGATCCAACATACAAGGAAGAAGCTGTTATGGGAGGAAGGATGACAGCTACGATTAATTCAAATGGTGATGTCTGTGCCATTCAGAAAGCTGGTGGAGAGGGTGTCATGTCAAGTGTTATCATGCAGTGTTTAAGGATTGCTTCGGTTAAAGCTGCTGATATAACAAGCAAAATAAAGACCAAG GTTGATAAGTACACTACTGATAAGGCATTGCAGAAAGTAAAGCGTACTCCAGCATTAGTTGCTAAAGAAGTTGACGTTCCTGATGTCACTATGAAGGAGAGCACACATACTGCATTGGAAAACCAAACCTCGAAGGCGCCCAATGATGGTCAGCAGATAAGTGAAGGTGATGACGATCATCAAGATACAAAAATGATTTCACCCTTGACTGTGGACCGAACTGTTAAACACAAACAAACGTCCACGTTTGTTGGTGGCCCATCAAATTG A
- the LOC123162944 gene encoding exosome complex component RRP45A isoform X2, with product MMDQRWRPTVNEREFIEQALQSDLRVDGRRPFDFRKLTISFGREDGSAEVLLGETCVMGYVTAQLVPPYKDRPNEGTLAIFTEFSPMADPAFEPGRPGEAAIELGRVIDRGLRESRAVDMESLCVVAGKHVWSVRVDLHILDNGGNLIDAANIAALAALSTFRRPECTVGGDDGQQVTVHDPEVMDPLPLTIHHLPIAVTFAYFGDGNIMVIDPTYKEEAVMGGRMTATINSNGDVCAIQKAGGEGVMSSVIMQCLRIASVKAADITSKIKTKVDKYTTDKALQKVKRTPALVAKEVDVPDVTMKESTHTALENQTSKAPNDGQQISEDSPAVANDEKHEAAEPMLTESNPEVKSVSNSGSAGVSDEVKESRSPESLIDAVKPKHKRKKKQHGKS from the exons ATGATGGACCAGCGGTGGCGCCCGACGGTGAACGAGCGGGAGTTCATCGAGCAGGCGCTCCAGTCGGACCTCCGCGTCGACGGCCGCCGCCCCTTCGACTTCCGCAAGCTCACAATCTCCTTCGGCAG GGAGGAtggctcggcggaggtgctgctcgGCGAGACGTGCGTGATGGGCTATGTGACCGCCCAATTGGTCCCGCCGTACAAGGACAGGCCGAACGAGGGCACGCTAGCCATATTCACCGAGTTCTCTCCCATGGCTGACCCTGCCTTTGAGCCAGGACGACCCGGGGAAGCGGCGATTGAGCTCGGCCGTGTCATTGACCGTGGCCTAAG GGAGAGCAGAGCCGTTGATATGGAATCCTTGTGTGTTGTTGCCGGGAAGCATGTCTGGTCGGTGCGCGTTGACCTTCACATTCTGGACAATGGGGG GAATCTCATCGATGCAGCTAACATCGCTGCATTGGCAGCTTTGTCTACATTCCGGAGACCTGAATGCACGGTTGGTGGGGATGATGGTCAGCAAGTCACAGTACATGACCCTGAG GTCATGGATCCACTTCCCCTAACAATTCATCATCTCCCCATAGCTGTAACCTTTGCATATTTTGGTGACGGTAATATCATG GTTATCGATCCAACATACAAGGAAGAAGCTGTTATGGGAGGAAGGATGACAGCTACGATTAATTCAAATGGTGATGTCTGTGCCATTCAGAAAGCTGGTGGAGAGGGTGTCATGTCAAGTGTTATCATGCAGTGTTTAAGGATTGCTTCGGTTAAAGCTGCTGATATAACAAGCAAAATAAAGACCAAG GTTGATAAGTACACTACTGATAAGGCATTGCAGAAAGTAAAGCGTACTCCAGCATTAGTTGCTAAAGAAGTTGACGTTCCTGATGTCACTATGAAGGAGAGCACACATACTGCATTGGAAAACCAAACCTCGAAGGCGCCCAATGATGGTCAGCAGATAAGTGAAG ATTCACCAGCTGTAGCAAATGACGAAAAGCATGAAGCTGCCGAACCAATGTTGACTGAATCTAATCCGGAGGTGAAAAGCGTGTCAAATTCTGGAAGTGCTGGAGTGTCGGATGAGGTCAAGGAAAGCCGATCACCGGAGAGTCTAATAGATGCTGTCAAACCAAAACATAAAAGGAAGAAGAAACAACATGGAAAGAGTTAG
- the LOC123162944 gene encoding exosome complex component RRP45A isoform X4 — MMDQRWRPTVNEREFIEQALQSDLRVDGRRPFDFRKLTISFGREDGSAEVLLGETCVMGYVTAQLVPPYKDRPNEGTLAIFTEFSPMADPAFEPGRPGEAAIELGRVIDRGLRESRAVDMESLCVVAGKHVWSVRVDLHILDNGGNLIDAANIAALAALSTFRRPECTVGGDDGQQVTVHDPEVMDPLPLTIHHLPIAVTFAYFGDGNIMVIDPTYKEEAVMGGRMTATINSNGDVCAIQKAGGEGVMSSVIMQCLRIASVKAADITSKIKTKVDKYTTDKALQKVKRTPALVAKEVDVPDVTMKESTHTALENQTSKAPNDGQQISEGIHTPKEFH, encoded by the exons ATGATGGACCAGCGGTGGCGCCCGACGGTGAACGAGCGGGAGTTCATCGAGCAGGCGCTCCAGTCGGACCTCCGCGTCGACGGCCGCCGCCCCTTCGACTTCCGCAAGCTCACAATCTCCTTCGGCAG GGAGGAtggctcggcggaggtgctgctcgGCGAGACGTGCGTGATGGGCTATGTGACCGCCCAATTGGTCCCGCCGTACAAGGACAGGCCGAACGAGGGCACGCTAGCCATATTCACCGAGTTCTCTCCCATGGCTGACCCTGCCTTTGAGCCAGGACGACCCGGGGAAGCGGCGATTGAGCTCGGCCGTGTCATTGACCGTGGCCTAAG GGAGAGCAGAGCCGTTGATATGGAATCCTTGTGTGTTGTTGCCGGGAAGCATGTCTGGTCGGTGCGCGTTGACCTTCACATTCTGGACAATGGGGG GAATCTCATCGATGCAGCTAACATCGCTGCATTGGCAGCTTTGTCTACATTCCGGAGACCTGAATGCACGGTTGGTGGGGATGATGGTCAGCAAGTCACAGTACATGACCCTGAG GTCATGGATCCACTTCCCCTAACAATTCATCATCTCCCCATAGCTGTAACCTTTGCATATTTTGGTGACGGTAATATCATG GTTATCGATCCAACATACAAGGAAGAAGCTGTTATGGGAGGAAGGATGACAGCTACGATTAATTCAAATGGTGATGTCTGTGCCATTCAGAAAGCTGGTGGAGAGGGTGTCATGTCAAGTGTTATCATGCAGTGTTTAAGGATTGCTTCGGTTAAAGCTGCTGATATAACAAGCAAAATAAAGACCAAG GTTGATAAGTACACTACTGATAAGGCATTGCAGAAAGTAAAGCGTACTCCAGCATTAGTTGCTAAAGAAGTTGACGTTCCTGATGTCACTATGAAGGAGAGCACACATACTGCATTGGAAAACCAAACCTCGAAGGCGCCCAATGATGGTCAGCAGATAAGTGAAG GGATCCATACTCCAAAGGAGTTCCATTAA